The following proteins are co-located in the Stieleria sp. JC731 genome:
- the lysA gene encoding diaminopimelate decarboxylase, giving the protein MTTLATPSFSTSRHQIAGLSVAELAKNYGTPLYVYDLAVIEQRITDLAKFDFIRYAQKACSNLAILDRMRKRGVVVDAVSAGEIHRAIAGGYTAENHGIVYTADIFDAAALELVLEHNIHVNCGSPDMIAQLGERKPGAEITLRINPGFGHGHSQKTNTGGEQSKHGIWHSQIDECLRLADQYGVTITGLHMHIGSGTDLEHLSEVCEAMHRIALEVGRTVKTISAGGGLPVPYNSSESYVDLDKYFDLWNTTRNQLAEEFGHEIQLEIEPGRYLSAEAGYLIAEVRSVKKVGDNLFFLLDAGFNDLARPVMYGAYHPISVCGADGNAVEDRESVAAVIGGPLCESGDIFTQREGGYVDQRDLPMCRVGDYVILENAGAYGFVMASNYNSKLRAAEVMIEDGQAKLIRKRETFEDLTRSEVIPQ; this is encoded by the coding sequence ATGACCACACTTGCGACACCTAGTTTTTCAACCAGTCGTCACCAAATCGCGGGCTTGTCCGTTGCCGAATTGGCGAAAAACTACGGCACGCCTTTGTACGTTTACGATCTCGCTGTGATCGAGCAGCGGATCACGGACTTGGCAAAGTTTGACTTTATCCGTTACGCGCAAAAGGCCTGCAGCAACCTGGCCATTCTTGACCGAATGCGTAAACGCGGTGTCGTCGTGGATGCCGTCAGTGCGGGTGAAATCCATCGTGCGATCGCCGGGGGATACACCGCCGAAAACCATGGCATCGTCTATACCGCAGACATCTTCGACGCGGCTGCTTTGGAATTGGTGCTCGAGCACAACATTCACGTCAACTGCGGATCGCCAGACATGATCGCCCAATTGGGTGAACGCAAACCTGGAGCGGAAATCACTCTACGCATTAACCCCGGCTTTGGTCACGGGCACAGCCAAAAGACCAACACCGGTGGCGAACAGAGCAAGCACGGTATCTGGCACTCACAAATCGACGAATGCTTGCGTCTTGCGGATCAATACGGTGTCACCATCACCGGTTTGCATATGCATATCGGTTCGGGAACCGACCTCGAACACCTCAGCGAAGTATGCGAGGCGATGCACCGGATCGCACTTGAAGTCGGCCGCACGGTAAAAACAATCAGCGCCGGCGGTGGCCTTCCCGTGCCGTACAACTCCTCGGAGTCCTACGTCGACTTGGACAAGTACTTTGATCTTTGGAATACGACGCGAAATCAGCTCGCCGAGGAATTCGGCCACGAAATTCAACTCGAGATCGAACCAGGACGATACCTTTCGGCCGAAGCAGGTTATCTGATCGCTGAAGTTCGCAGCGTCAAAAAGGTCGGTGATAACCTTTTCTTTCTTCTTGATGCAGGATTCAACGACTTGGCGCGCCCGGTCATGTATGGCGCGTATCATCCGATTTCCGTATGTGGGGCAGACGGGAACGCCGTCGAAGACCGTGAATCGGTTGCCGCCGTGATCGGTGGACCTCTTTGCGAATCTGGCGATATCTTCACACAGCGTGAAGGCGGCTACGTCGATCAGCGTGACCTACCGATGTGCCGTGTTGGCGACTACGTCATCCTTGAAAACGCCGGCGCATACGGCTTTGTCATGGCCAGCAACTACAACAGCAAGTTGCGTGCTGCTGAGGTGATGATCGAAGACGGTCAGGCGAAACTGATTCGCAAACGTGAAACCTTCGAAGACCTCACACGTAGCGAAGTCATTCCTCAGTAG
- a CDS encoding Gfo/Idh/MocA family protein, whose product MSEQDQPNKASDRRSFLKVGASASAASVVGLSGKAKAAADSNERLRIGFIGPGGRGFGAHVKNLCALHGEGRKIDLVGVAEVYETQRNKVADYIKDKTGTDPGRYVDYNDMIAKENLDAVCIGTPDHWHHKQTIDALEAGLHVYCEKPMCKTVQEAFDVEEKWRQSGLVMQVGVQSTSLPVWNEIRSLLQDGKLGKVLGFQTEYFRNSDRGQWRYYKLEPDMSPKTIDWDRWLGKNENLAPDMPFDRAVYKQWRRFWPFGSGMFTDLFVHRTTSMLKATGLRVPARVVGAGGIFLEYDGRDVPDVATVVADFNEGVQGLVTATMCNQESRVNQLIRGHYGTFMLGNGEQFDGFDFVPERREVTASGDSSKRTFESERIPTTPVKNTTRAHFTNFLDACEAGDPQLCNNPPDLGASAIAVVNLGAQSYRKGEVYFVNGDTREITTKDPGWAAKWEAMSKDRQSPNHIPGWTAGEFGSRLNEPEYMKLAGAWVDGKDPAN is encoded by the coding sequence GTGAGTGAACAAGACCAGCCAAACAAGGCATCGGACCGCCGTTCGTTTTTAAAAGTTGGTGCGTCCGCAAGTGCCGCTTCTGTCGTCGGTCTCTCGGGCAAAGCGAAAGCTGCGGCGGATTCCAATGAGCGACTGAGAATTGGCTTTATCGGGCCAGGCGGTCGTGGCTTCGGAGCCCACGTCAAGAACCTTTGCGCACTGCACGGTGAAGGTCGAAAGATCGATTTGGTCGGCGTTGCCGAAGTCTACGAAACCCAGCGAAACAAGGTCGCGGACTACATCAAGGATAAAACCGGGACCGATCCCGGACGCTACGTCGACTACAACGACATGATTGCCAAGGAAAACTTGGACGCTGTATGCATTGGCACACCAGACCACTGGCACCACAAACAGACAATCGACGCTTTGGAGGCGGGCTTACACGTCTACTGTGAAAAGCCGATGTGCAAGACGGTCCAAGAAGCGTTCGATGTTGAAGAAAAATGGCGTCAGTCCGGCTTGGTCATGCAAGTCGGTGTGCAATCAACAAGCTTGCCGGTTTGGAATGAGATCCGTTCCTTGTTGCAAGACGGAAAGCTCGGCAAGGTTCTCGGTTTTCAAACGGAGTACTTCCGCAACAGCGACCGAGGCCAATGGCGTTATTACAAACTAGAACCCGACATGTCACCCAAGACGATCGACTGGGATCGCTGGCTAGGCAAAAACGAAAACCTAGCCCCCGACATGCCATTTGACCGAGCGGTCTACAAACAATGGCGCCGATTCTGGCCCTTCGGTAGCGGAATGTTCACGGACTTGTTCGTGCATCGTACGACGTCGATGTTGAAGGCAACGGGGCTGCGTGTTCCGGCACGCGTTGTCGGTGCTGGCGGAATCTTTCTTGAGTATGACGGACGCGATGTTCCCGATGTTGCGACCGTTGTTGCCGACTTCAACGAAGGCGTCCAAGGTTTGGTGACCGCAACGATGTGCAATCAGGAATCTCGAGTCAACCAGTTGATTCGCGGTCACTACGGCACATTCATGCTTGGCAACGGCGAACAGTTCGACGGATTTGATTTTGTTCCCGAACGACGCGAAGTTACCGCCAGCGGTGACTCGTCGAAACGAACGTTCGAATCCGAGCGAATTCCGACAACGCCGGTGAAGAATACGACTCGGGCCCACTTCACGAACTTCTTGGACGCTTGCGAAGCGGGCGACCCACAGTTGTGTAATAACCCACCAGATTTGGGAGCATCCGCAATCGCGGTCGTGAACCTTGGTGCGCAAAGCTACCGCAAAGGCGAGGTCTATTTCGTCAATGGCGATACACGAGAAATCACCACCAAAGACCCTGGCTGGGCCGCCAAGTGGGAAGCGATGTCAAAAGACCGACAGAGCCCCAATCACATTCCCGGCTGGACCGCCGGCGAGTTCGGAAGCCGCTTGAACGAGCCCGAATACATGAAACTGGCGGGGGCATGGGTCGACGGCAAAGATCCGGCCAACTGA
- a CDS encoding gamma-glutamylcyclotransferase: protein MDSTESICQVFVYGTLKRGQCREKAWPAKPLSVDPAVVRAALFGRDDYPAMTTGDNLVLGEVWSFLPEQMPVVMEVLDEIEGTSANSENDLYHRHLIEALIPHHGSGKRQVSAYTYFYNRDLILDGFQPQPLIDGVQSWPTAR, encoded by the coding sequence ATGGACTCGACCGAATCAATCTGCCAAGTGTTCGTCTACGGAACCCTGAAACGCGGCCAGTGTCGTGAAAAGGCTTGGCCAGCTAAACCGCTGTCAGTTGATCCAGCCGTTGTGAGAGCCGCCTTGTTCGGTCGCGACGACTACCCCGCGATGACAACCGGCGACAATTTGGTACTCGGCGAAGTTTGGTCATTCTTACCCGAACAGATGCCAGTGGTCATGGAAGTGCTCGACGAGATCGAAGGCACTTCAGCAAACTCGGAAAATGACCTTTATCACAGGCATCTGATCGAAGCTTTGATCCCGCACCATGGTTCAGGCAAGCGGCAAGTCTCAGCCTACACGTACTTCTACAATCGCGATTTGATCCTCGATGGTTTTCAGCCTCAGCCGTTGATCGACGGAGTGCAGTCTTGGCCAACAGCTCGCTAG
- a CDS encoding 3-hydroxyacyl-CoA dehydrogenase codes for MSISTWPSDTPSTVLIGAGVVGTAIAEAHFLSGQPFCLCDVDQNALDRAKAKFQKFKADAWDLTGPIDGLFAIAVVPPANPIQATSPSSAEQSESDELSVPIVIESIVEQLPIKQDLFRRLSAVLSDDGIFASNTSTLRIDSIADAKGLDPTRVCGLHFFMPVHQRPAVEIVQGSRTAKETTDAALRHAERIGKRPIRCKDGPGFIVNRMLSPYLNQSLQLLCRGASPEQLERVAIAYGMPMSPLELIDWIGAPTMFHAGRAYLNAFPSRLNPSPMIPALVKQKLLGRSHGLGLYRYVAGERSRTLCDQALALVETYRTAKESFSDGDVLRLLSIPMWIEAQQIIREQIAKSMDDVDAAMVGGLGFNSYERWSELFEEIGSDDINDSMNRFGESFPSMRPIAPTGSA; via the coding sequence ATGTCGATTTCGACTTGGCCATCCGATACCCCATCGACAGTTTTGATCGGTGCTGGCGTTGTTGGTACGGCAATCGCCGAAGCTCATTTCCTGAGCGGCCAACCTTTTTGTCTGTGTGACGTTGATCAAAACGCTTTGGATCGCGCGAAAGCTAAGTTCCAAAAATTCAAAGCGGATGCGTGGGACCTTACAGGGCCGATCGATGGCCTATTCGCGATCGCCGTTGTCCCTCCGGCCAATCCGATCCAGGCAACATCGCCGTCATCCGCAGAGCAGTCTGAGTCGGACGAATTGTCCGTTCCGATCGTCATTGAATCGATTGTAGAACAATTGCCGATCAAGCAAGACTTGTTTCGCAGGCTTTCAGCCGTACTGTCAGATGACGGGATCTTCGCCAGCAACACGTCCACGTTGCGAATCGATTCGATCGCTGATGCAAAAGGACTTGACCCGACCCGCGTCTGCGGATTGCACTTCTTTATGCCGGTCCATCAACGTCCAGCGGTTGAAATCGTCCAAGGCTCGCGTACAGCCAAAGAAACGACCGACGCGGCGTTGCGACATGCCGAACGTATAGGCAAGCGGCCGATTCGTTGCAAAGATGGCCCCGGCTTCATCGTCAACCGAATGTTGTCGCCGTACTTGAATCAATCATTGCAACTGCTCTGTCGTGGTGCATCGCCAGAGCAACTTGAGCGAGTCGCGATCGCGTATGGAATGCCTATGTCGCCTTTGGAATTGATCGACTGGATCGGCGCACCGACAATGTTTCATGCCGGACGGGCCTATCTGAACGCGTTCCCATCACGGCTGAATCCTTCGCCGATGATTCCTGCTTTGGTGAAACAGAAACTTCTCGGACGCAGCCATGGGCTAGGCCTCTACCGTTACGTCGCAGGGGAACGAAGTCGAACACTTTGCGACCAAGCTCTAGCGCTGGTCGAAACCTATCGAACCGCCAAAGAATCGTTCAGCGATGGCGATGTGCTGCGACTACTTTCGATCCCGATGTGGATCGAAGCCCAGCAAATCATTCGTGAACAAATCGCAAAGTCCATGGACGATGTCGATGCCGCGATGGTGGGGGGACTCGGATTTAATAGTTACGAGCGGTGGTCGGAACTTTTTGAGGAAATAGGCAGCGATGACATCAACGATTCGATGAACCGATTCGGCGAGTCGTTTCCCTCGATGCGCCCAATCGCCCCGACCGGATCGGCGTAG
- a CDS encoding DUF1549 and DUF1553 domain-containing protein — protein MRLPFISLAVVAVLSGLNSICIVQADDPNSDELAVHHEFTTDVMPVLSKAGCNLGTCHGNLNGKGGLKLSLRGQDPEYDYQKLVRSLRGRRINVAAPERSLILQKAIGEVPHGGGLRLSEDSEHYEILVRWLRSGAPGPSEQAATLVKLDVQPKQAIVSDPLDHVAIKVTATFSDGSTRDVTDTACYELSNLKATVDANGIVTRKKHGETTLIVRYLQMQQPIPIAFIESRPDFQWDNPAPINEIDEHVFAKLQRLRLNPSPVCSDAVFVRRAYVDAIGRIPSADEAKSFVADSSDDKRQRLIDELLQRSEFADFWSLKYADILRTEEKVLDTKGVEVFHQWIHDSVATAKPIDQFVRELVTSSGSTFSNPPANYYRANRDPSTRGETTARLFLGTRLQCAKCHNHPFDVWTQDDYYQWASLFSQLKYEGGDADRQDKLDKNEIAGDETVLVSKNDEVKNPDTKKVAEPKFLGGATLSGEQKEQRLEELARWLTSSENDLFVKSQVNFVWYQLFGLGIVDPIDDFRLTNPPSNPALMNALAKRFVDGKFDLRNLVGWIMKSKTYQLASEPNETNAFDHVSYSHASVRRLPAEVILDMQSDVLGTPVKFLGQAEGIRAIQIPGVLSKQVRRKGPSEGDRFLKTFGKPERILACDCERSNETTLKQVLMLIGEGLNDRIVSPSNTIAELARSDLSNEQVIEQLYWSALTRAPNESELNAALALIEDRSVERADDLADLARSIVTNPSNNERLVALQDLAWALMNAKEFLFRQ, from the coding sequence ATGCGATTGCCGTTCATATCGCTCGCCGTTGTGGCCGTGTTGTCTGGCTTGAATTCGATCTGCATTGTTCAGGCCGACGATCCGAACTCCGATGAGTTGGCGGTTCACCATGAATTCACAACCGATGTGATGCCGGTGTTATCAAAAGCGGGCTGCAATCTTGGCACTTGCCATGGCAACTTGAATGGCAAAGGGGGGCTGAAGCTTTCGCTGCGTGGCCAAGACCCCGAGTACGACTATCAGAAGCTTGTTCGATCTCTCCGCGGCAGACGCATCAATGTTGCCGCCCCCGAACGCAGCTTAATTCTGCAAAAGGCCATTGGCGAAGTTCCTCATGGTGGCGGGTTACGTTTGTCAGAGGATAGCGAGCATTATGAAATCCTGGTTCGGTGGCTGCGTAGTGGAGCGCCCGGGCCATCCGAACAAGCCGCGACGTTGGTCAAGCTTGATGTCCAGCCGAAACAAGCGATCGTTTCTGATCCCCTGGATCATGTGGCGATCAAAGTTACCGCTACGTTTTCCGACGGTTCGACTCGCGATGTGACCGACACGGCTTGCTACGAACTGTCGAATCTGAAAGCGACGGTCGATGCGAACGGAATTGTCACTCGTAAAAAGCACGGGGAAACAACGCTGATCGTTCGGTACCTGCAAATGCAGCAACCGATTCCGATTGCCTTCATCGAATCGCGTCCTGATTTTCAATGGGACAACCCAGCGCCGATCAATGAAATCGACGAGCACGTCTTTGCAAAGCTTCAGCGACTGCGACTAAACCCCTCGCCGGTCTGCTCTGACGCGGTTTTCGTTCGGCGTGCTTATGTCGACGCGATCGGACGGATCCCAAGTGCCGATGAGGCGAAAAGTTTCGTTGCCGACAGCAGCGATGATAAACGTCAGCGGCTGATCGACGAGTTGCTTCAGCGTTCCGAGTTCGCGGATTTTTGGTCGTTGAAGTACGCGGATATCCTACGGACCGAAGAAAAGGTCTTGGACACCAAAGGCGTCGAGGTGTTCCACCAGTGGATTCACGATAGCGTCGCTACAGCGAAACCGATCGATCAATTCGTCCGCGAGTTGGTGACGTCTTCGGGAAGCACCTTTAGCAATCCGCCAGCGAACTACTATCGCGCAAATCGCGATCCGTCCACACGCGGCGAAACCACCGCGCGCCTTTTTCTCGGCACGCGTCTGCAATGTGCCAAATGCCACAACCATCCATTCGATGTCTGGACACAGGACGACTATTACCAATGGGCGTCACTATTTTCCCAGCTGAAGTACGAAGGAGGTGACGCTGATCGCCAAGACAAGCTCGACAAAAACGAGATCGCCGGCGACGAGACGGTTCTGGTCTCGAAAAATGATGAAGTCAAAAACCCTGATACAAAGAAAGTTGCTGAGCCAAAATTTCTTGGCGGAGCAACTTTGTCGGGTGAGCAAAAAGAACAACGGTTAGAAGAGCTTGCTCGTTGGTTGACATCGTCTGAAAACGACTTGTTCGTTAAGTCGCAAGTCAACTTCGTCTGGTACCAGCTATTCGGGCTCGGCATCGTTGACCCGATTGATGATTTTCGATTGACGAACCCGCCAAGCAATCCCGCACTGATGAACGCCTTGGCTAAGCGTTTTGTCGATGGCAAGTTCGACCTGCGGAATCTTGTCGGCTGGATCATGAAGTCGAAAACGTATCAATTAGCTTCTGAACCCAACGAAACGAACGCATTCGATCACGTCAGCTATTCCCATGCCTCGGTTCGTCGTCTGCCGGCCGAAGTCATCTTGGATATGCAAAGCGATGTATTGGGCACACCGGTCAAGTTCCTTGGCCAAGCCGAAGGCATTCGAGCTATTCAGATACCTGGGGTGCTGAGCAAACAAGTCCGGCGAAAGGGGCCCAGTGAGGGCGATCGCTTTCTGAAAACATTCGGCAAGCCTGAACGTATTTTGGCTTGCGATTGCGAACGCTCCAACGAAACGACTTTAAAACAAGTCTTGATGCTTATCGGCGAGGGGCTAAACGATCGGATCGTATCGCCTAGCAATACCATCGCAGAACTTGCCCGGTCTGACCTGAGCAACGAACAGGTCATCGAACAATTGTATTGGTCTGCATTGACGCGAGCGCCGAACGAAAGCGAGTTAAACGCGGCATTGGCGCTGATAGAAGATCGCTCTGTCGAACGAGCCGATGATCTTGCCGATCTCGCGCGATCGATCGTGACAAACCCTTCCAACAACGAACGTCTCGTTGCGCTCCAGGATTTGGCTTGGGCCCTGATGAACGCCAAAGAATTCCTGTTTCGCCAATAA
- a CDS encoding DUF1501 domain-containing protein: MNRRAALRIGGAGMLGLNMPKLIRAAESSKSIKPRAKSVIFLFQWGGPSQLDTFDMKPNAPEKVRSPYRPISTSAPDIQICELMPEMAKRMHHVTLIRTMTHTMNNHASAGYYALSGHKPPTDDQRLRDSLDLYPAYGSVVDHLAPNDNGMPTFVSYPHVIRDGSVVPAQHASFLGKRHDPLRFLEDPNDKNFKLPELSLPQGLSIDRLHRRREMQKLIDQQTKLMDYSSQAQGFDDYYQRAMSMLTSDRVRKAFDLSAEPEKVRDRYGRTTYGQSCLLARRLVESGVKFVTAYFSASIGGRRVNDGGWDTHGFDNTRMYEIVNNYQLPLTDQTLPTLLDDLEERGLLDETLVVWMGEFGRTPDINKNLSRDHWPRCYTTLLAGGGVKGGYVYGKSDEHARLPAENPVRPEDLAATIFHLLGIDPLTEIYDRDNRPLVIGGDTIYDIFA, from the coding sequence ATGAATCGGCGTGCCGCCTTGCGCATCGGTGGCGCAGGAATGCTGGGGTTGAACATGCCCAAACTGATCCGAGCGGCCGAAAGCAGCAAGTCGATCAAGCCTCGCGCCAAATCGGTGATCTTTCTGTTCCAGTGGGGCGGTCCAAGCCAATTGGATACGTTCGACATGAAGCCAAACGCGCCCGAAAAGGTGCGAAGCCCCTATCGGCCGATTTCGACCAGTGCCCCCGACATTCAGATCTGCGAGCTGATGCCTGAAATGGCAAAGCGGATGCACCACGTGACGCTCATTCGCACGATGACGCATACGATGAACAATCACGCGTCCGCCGGTTACTATGCATTGTCGGGACACAAACCGCCGACAGACGATCAACGTTTAAGAGACTCATTGGATCTGTATCCCGCGTACGGAAGCGTTGTTGATCATCTAGCACCAAACGACAACGGCATGCCGACGTTTGTCTCGTATCCACACGTGATCCGTGACGGTTCGGTTGTGCCAGCCCAACATGCAAGCTTTCTTGGTAAGCGACATGACCCACTGCGTTTCTTGGAAGATCCCAATGACAAAAATTTTAAGCTGCCCGAACTGAGTCTTCCGCAGGGGCTTTCGATCGATCGGTTGCATCGACGACGCGAAATGCAAAAGCTGATTGACCAGCAAACGAAGCTGATGGACTATTCCAGTCAGGCACAAGGTTTCGACGACTACTACCAGCGAGCGATGTCAATGTTGACATCCGATCGTGTTCGCAAAGCATTTGATTTGTCCGCCGAACCGGAGAAGGTTCGCGATCGATATGGCCGGACGACATACGGTCAAAGTTGCCTGCTGGCGCGCCGGCTTGTCGAGTCAGGTGTCAAATTTGTGACGGCATACTTCTCAGCCAGTATCGGCGGCCGACGTGTCAACGATGGCGGCTGGGACACTCACGGCTTTGACAACACGCGGATGTACGAAATTGTAAATAACTATCAATTGCCTTTGACCGACCAGACATTGCCAACTCTGCTAGATGATTTGGAAGAACGCGGGTTGCTTGACGAGACTTTGGTAGTCTGGATGGGTGAGTTCGGGCGCACCCCGGACATCAACAAAAATCTTAGTCGAGATCACTGGCCACGGTGCTACACCACACTGCTGGCCGGCGGTGGCGTCAAGGGCGGATACGTGTACGGAAAATCGGACGAGCACGCGAGACTCCCAGCCGAGAACCCGGTCCGACCGGAAGATCTGGCGGCCACGATTTTCCATCTTTTGGGAATCGACCCGCTGACCGAGATCTATGATCGCGATAATCGTCCACTCGTCATTGGCGGTGATACGATCTACGACATCTTTGCCTAG
- a CDS encoding Tex family protein, whose translation MDDKILQQIADELQLPIKQVRAAVELLEAGNTIPFIARYRKEVTGTLDEIALRAIEDALEKANALAARKATVLKSIDDQGLLTDSLRKKIEACNDLKTLEAIYLPFKPKRRTRATIARERGLQPLADLITSPKRLPKSKKELLASFVDAGKDVPDADAALAGALDIVAEQWSEVPETRQWLADQSMKFGKVTSAVKRGKKTAEGADKFEQYFDRQESVSRVPGHRLLAMMRGAGEGLLRLNIELEGDRELTDLKRKLVPNRDSEFTPDLLNCVEDCFDRLLMPATESTVLSELKDRADAEAIEVFGKNLHELLMSPPAGPRVTLGIDPGFRTGCKVAVIDGTGKFLENVTIYPTAPKNDIKGAGLALLKLIKKHQVELIAIGNGTASRETDAFVGDLLKQEKLDVTKVMVSESGASIYSASDVAVKEFPDLDITVRGAISIARRLQDPLAELVKTDPKSIGVGQYQHDVNQTRLRKCLDRTVESCVNQVGVDLNTASVSLLSYVAGIGPKLAEKIVEYRDTQGQFKNRKELTSVPKLGKKAFEQAAGFLRIRGGDQPLDQSAVHPESYPVVEQMAKRLKADLTAMVGNATLSTKLRPEDYVSDRFGLPTVQDIITELGKPGRDPRQEFKAVQFDDSLNSIEDLKTNLVVEGVITNVTHFGAFVDIGVHQDGLIHVSQLADQFVSDPNEFVSVGEVVRVKVLEVDVDRKRISLTRKF comes from the coding sequence ATGGACGACAAAATACTCCAGCAGATCGCCGACGAACTACAGCTGCCCATCAAGCAGGTCCGTGCCGCTGTAGAGCTACTCGAAGCCGGCAACACGATCCCATTCATCGCCCGCTATCGAAAGGAAGTGACCGGAACACTTGATGAAATTGCGCTTCGGGCGATCGAGGATGCGCTCGAAAAGGCTAACGCTTTGGCTGCTCGCAAAGCCACCGTTTTGAAGTCGATTGACGATCAAGGATTGCTGACCGATTCGTTGCGAAAAAAGATCGAAGCGTGCAACGATCTTAAAACGCTCGAAGCAATCTACCTGCCTTTCAAACCGAAGCGACGCACCCGAGCAACGATTGCCCGTGAACGCGGATTGCAGCCCTTGGCGGATTTGATCACCAGCCCCAAACGCCTGCCCAAATCCAAGAAAGAGCTACTGGCTTCGTTCGTCGACGCAGGCAAAGACGTCCCCGACGCCGACGCTGCACTCGCCGGTGCCCTGGATATCGTTGCCGAACAATGGTCCGAAGTTCCCGAAACGCGTCAGTGGTTGGCTGACCAATCGATGAAATTCGGGAAGGTCACTTCGGCAGTCAAACGCGGAAAAAAGACCGCGGAAGGTGCAGACAAGTTCGAACAATATTTCGATCGCCAGGAATCGGTCAGCCGCGTTCCGGGGCACCGCTTGCTTGCCATGATGCGCGGTGCCGGTGAAGGTTTATTGCGTTTGAACATCGAACTCGAAGGCGATCGAGAGCTAACGGATCTGAAACGGAAGCTGGTTCCCAATCGAGATTCTGAATTCACGCCTGACCTGCTCAATTGTGTCGAAGATTGCTTCGATCGTTTGTTGATGCCCGCGACCGAATCGACGGTGTTGTCGGAATTGAAGGACCGAGCTGATGCGGAAGCGATTGAAGTGTTCGGCAAGAACCTGCACGAACTGTTGATGTCACCCCCGGCAGGTCCACGTGTCACGCTCGGGATCGATCCCGGTTTCCGAACCGGTTGCAAAGTCGCGGTCATTGACGGGACTGGCAAGTTTCTTGAGAACGTGACCATCTATCCGACCGCTCCGAAGAACGACATCAAGGGTGCCGGCCTCGCACTCTTGAAATTGATCAAGAAACATCAGGTGGAGTTGATCGCGATCGGCAACGGCACCGCTTCTCGTGAAACCGATGCCTTCGTTGGAGATCTGCTGAAGCAAGAAAAGTTAGACGTCACGAAGGTGATGGTCAGTGAGTCCGGCGCATCAATCTATTCCGCGAGCGATGTCGCGGTGAAAGAGTTCCCAGATTTGGACATTACCGTTCGAGGTGCGATCAGTATCGCGAGGCGTCTGCAAGACCCGCTTGCCGAATTGGTGAAAACGGATCCGAAGTCGATCGGGGTTGGCCAATATCAACACGACGTCAATCAAACTCGACTTCGCAAGTGTCTGGATCGGACGGTGGAGTCCTGCGTGAACCAAGTCGGCGTCGACTTGAACACCGCCAGTGTTTCTCTGTTGTCCTACGTCGCTGGTATTGGGCCAAAGTTGGCTGAGAAGATCGTCGAATATCGTGACACCCAAGGCCAATTTAAAAACCGCAAGGAACTTACATCCGTTCCAAAGCTTGGCAAAAAGGCTTTCGAGCAAGCCGCAGGTTTCCTGCGAATACGTGGTGGTGACCAACCGTTGGACCAGTCGGCTGTCCATCCCGAAAGCTACCCCGTTGTCGAACAGATGGCGAAGCGGTTGAAGGCAGATTTGACAGCGATGGTCGGCAACGCGACCTTATCGACCAAGCTGCGTCCGGAAGACTATGTCAGTGATCGATTTGGCCTGCCAACGGTCCAGGACATTATTACGGAACTTGGCAAGCCCGGTCGTGACCCGCGGCAAGAATTCAAAGCGGTTCAGTTCGACGATTCACTCAATAGCATCGAAGATTTGAAAACCAACTTGGTTGTCGAAGGCGTTATCACGAACGTGACGCACTTTGGCGCATTCGTGGACATCGGTGTGCATCAAGATGGCTTGATTCATGTGTCGCAACTGGCTGACCAGTTTGTATCCGATCCGAACGAATTTGTTTCGGTCGGCGAAGTCGTACGAGTCAAGGTATTGGAAGTCGACGTCGACCGAAAACGAATTTCACTCACAAGAAAATTCTAA
- a CDS encoding YhcH/YjgK/YiaL family protein, which translates to MIISTLADASRYTPLHSRFAEAFRYLETVRANELVEGKHEIAGDDLFAIAWSGIGKGQSESVLESHRRYIDIQYVVTGFDVMGWRPLADCQRIRDAYDETKDLAFFHDQPTSWTRVSAGSFAIFYPEDVHAPLGTTTSLKKVVVKVRVDG; encoded by the coding sequence ATGATTATCTCCACCCTCGCAGACGCGTCTCGCTACACGCCGCTGCACTCACGGTTTGCCGAAGCTTTTCGGTACCTAGAAACAGTTCGTGCGAACGAGTTGGTCGAGGGAAAACACGAGATTGCCGGTGACGATCTATTCGCGATCGCTTGGTCAGGGATCGGCAAAGGCCAAAGCGAATCGGTTTTGGAAAGCCACCGCCGTTATATCGATATCCAGTATGTTGTCACCGGTTTTGACGTCATGGGATGGCGCCCGTTGGCGGACTGCCAACGAATTCGAGACGCTTATGACGAAACGAAAGACCTCGCGTTTTTCCACGACCAACCCACTTCCTGGACACGTGTGTCCGCTGGCAGTTTTGCAATCTTCTATCCCGAAGACGTGCACGCACCTCTTGGGACGACCACCTCGTTGAAGAAGGTGGTGGTTAAAGTTCGTGTTGATGGGTGA